The DNA window gaagtggGGGATGattattaattatttgtaaCCTTGGAAAGGAGAACATTGATGCCTGCGTGTTTGTTATCCCAACCGAACTCATTAATGGTGTCTCCAGCTCTCAATACCACCTCGTTCCGAACTATATACTCTTTATATTCTCTCCTCCTTGATGCTTTGTGTAACCATGCCGCACCCCATAGCAATTCATCCTACGTACACAccacgtgtatatatatatataatctttaAACCATACTGGCGTAGTCGGGAGATCAGAGACGTGAGTTCGAACACACACCCCAAtgtaatatgtgtgtgtgtttgtgtgtgtgattttcttgattgtaaGATTAGTAATTTACCTGGAAACCATTGACATCGCAGTAAAAAGGGCAGGCCGCATACTCTAGGCTCGAAGTGTAAGGACCTCGGTGCCTGTCTGCAAACTCGAACACCTACACCAACACTTGTAATTAGTTCAATCGCTAAAAAACTCGattttttcaattaattattacaaATATGTTATTATAAATTAAGATTTCGATTTTATTCAGTGATTAGGTGgtttatttattcaaaaatacgTGCAAATATGGATTGCCCAAATATTAATATAGTTATTTCCAAAATTAGTATTCGAAATTCCATTTATATAAAGTTAATGTTTAATTAAGAGTCGccattttatataataataatttataatattttatattttaaataattattaaagccTGATTTTAAGGAAATGAATGAATAGAAAATATAAGAAAGTTCTGTtcttgtatatttatatatttgtcGACATAGGAAAAGCAAACGACAATGTTCACTTACTTTAATTGCGCGATTCAAAAGAAGGTTCGAGTAGGCGGGATTTCGTGAACGGAATACGATGGAGGCGGCGGCGAGCGCGGCGGCTGTCTCTCCGGCGACGTCGGAGCCAGGGTGGTTGGCGTCAACCTTATACGCAGTTCTCAGGGTGTCCATATCCTCAGGTCTTTCCCAGCAGCTGTGGTCCGACGACGGGTCTCCCACCTGCACATATACGACGCCTTCGTGTGCTGTGGCCTTCAGTAAGTAATCGGTGGCCCATTTCAGGGATGCCACAGCGTTGTCCAGCTCCCCCGCGACGCGCATGTTCCTGCCGAAGTCTATGATGCTCCACGACAGCAATGTGGCGGTGAACGCCATGGGGAAACCGAACTTGACGTTGTCCCCGGCGTCGTAGTATCCTCCAGTCAAATCAACCTGAATGCAACGAAAGgaattttttcagaaaaatcatcTCAATCGATGTACAGTAAATCAGACGTTAGATGTTCAGGAGTGTGACGAATCTTACTCCGGCGGAGGCACCGTCATGCATTGCGGAGTCTCTGCGCCACCGGATGCGTTGGTTTGGGGGGAGTTTGCCCGAGCGCTGGCCTTCGAAGAAAAGAATGCTTTTGTGGAGTGCGTCGCGGTAGTCGTGACCAGCGGCGGCGGAGTGGTGGTGAAGGAAggagaggaggaggaggaggaggaggatgaCGGTGGTGGAGAATGATCGGTGATTTGCCGGGAATTGGGGAGGATTTAGCGCCATTTGGCTCAGCACACAAGTAAGGAATGATCAGAGTAACTGCTTTATCATATAGTACACTCGGGGTCATAGGATTCTTAGGGAAAGACGAATGGGAAACTGACAGCTGGCGAATAGTGATTGGATGAAGTATAGATACCAATGAGAGGTGAAATTGATTGGTCCGAGATGGTTTGACCGTTTGATGTGAACCAACGgtataaaaattaattgttttcggttttttgtttaaaaaaaaaaatttaactctCGAAATCGAAATATCAACTTCGGTAATTCGAAATAACcaaaatttatgattatttcgaataattaataaattatcgAGTTGTATTATTTATTCTCTTTAGAATAATAATCGTTGCCGATgctaataaatttaaatatcgtttccaaacataaaatattttcgatgacaaaaataataatatttcgaaatttattaatttagttTTTCCTTTTTTGGAGGGTTTTTGTTCATCCATATATATATGCAATCTGCATGCAACAGCAACCAACACCATTAAATTTTTCAACGGTGACATAAAACTGTATGCAGTGCATCACTTTAACTATATCATATGATAACGATGGGAAGATGGTCTTGTACCTCTATCCATACATCGATTTATCGATAATAAACGCACGTGTTTTTTTTATTCAGGCTGAAAAATCAATACACATTGTATCACGTGAAAAATATATGCCAGTGTGTGACGTAATTCTTATAATTGATATATTTAACGAGTACTTGTCAATAGAACAAGAATTCGATATCGAAAAATCAGATCGTCCGAAATAGGTTACGTAAACGCCGAATATATATACTCAAATTTAAttattctgttttttttttaattaaattttgtatATGTTCTTGCTATATTAAACCTAATATAAATGCGTGTCATAAGTTGAAAAATGTATGAAATGTATTGATGGAAAGGAGTGTTTGGAATTATCCTTGATATATAGGAAGCATGATGGGAGACGGTGTGGGCAAAAGGTTGCATGTGCATGCATGGGGCTTCAGAGGATGGGTTTTGGTTGGGTCCTctacaaaataataacactAGTTTGCACAAGTTAATTTGTGGGCGTCTTCAAGCACGACGGGTGCCGAAATGTGAGTGAAAAACGTAAAATCTAACTTGTTTTTTCCAGTTATTGTGAGTTTTGCTTTGACCGTCAGTTATAATTTTCTCGATTGATAGTCAAAAAAACAAATGAATCTAATTGATGGAGTTGATGAAATATGGCACGGGAGATTTGACTAAAGGCAATATAATCAAATTTATCATCATGCATAATTGAAGGTGAACATAAATTTGCAAATAGAATTAGATAAAAGTTGGAAATCTTGAAATAATCTAGaaagcaatatatatatatatatatatatatataaaactggGAGCAATAATGAAGATTGTAATATGatatttagttatttttataattttatgaaataaattattataatatttttattgaatgaaagAGAGTATTTTTGATGTCTACTGAAATGATCAAGGTGTAATTACTATAaaagttttatgcattattatatagaataaataatatataaatgacGAAGAGCGATAATTACGATTGTAATATAGAATTCGAGTCGGTGTATTTATATTGTtactaaaattataatttttataaagcTGCAAACTCTTTATCTGATATAATCAAAATTGATAACATAATCTagagaaaatatgaaaaattatatttttgtcatgtaatttacattatttttgtttttatcttGTTATTAGTTGATGCGATTCTGGTGAAATGagtgagcagggtcgggtgcttcaccggatctgctatcaaaatgatgaaggaaataaGAGCATGCCCGGGGCATGGACGACCCAGGATACTGGATGGATGGACAGAATCAGGACAAGTCGGCAGGAAGGGTTCATCAGGAGCCGGGCGGGTGAATGCCCGGGACGTCTCTTCCCCGGGCTCTTGTTCAAActcccgggaactttctacccgggccacctcgatatgagcacCGCACTCGAGTATACTAGCAGAATAGGATGTGGGCGACTCCCATCTCTGACACCAGGCTGATgggttgacaaaatcagataggctggatgtgaccagtatgagatttgacatgtcagaatagagggtgtgctcagccgtcctactataattagtaggtagcacggAGAACGATGTCATTATTACTTCTcatactataaataccaggttttctctttacatttacattcattcattcacaccaatatcataaccatcacttggttacattggttcttggcttgaatcattcactgacttaagcatcggagtggccacgccggacacccctccggcgcccattcacgtggttaccttcTTGAGTGCAGGAAATCCTCTCTGCCCGGGGAAGAAGCTTCtggttcagatatctacattgctcttatttccttcatcattttgatagcagatccggtggagcacccgaccctgctcactCATTTCACCAGGATTGCATTATCAGTCAATTCACTTTGTTGGTAAATTAATTTGCATTTTTTCAATTTAACTCTTTCATCAGAATGCTATATTATACTGAAAAATGGTCACAAAACTAAAATGCACTAATGTGGCGTCGTACATTACTTAATTTTAAGATGCAAATTTGTTGACTAAAACggtaaattaattaataatcagACCAAAAATAATATGCAACTCACAAGAGcaaaattataaatttcaaTAACTACAACACCACATATTGTTAGATATATAAACGAATCAAGCCATTCGCGAGCTACTCGAAACTCGTCTCGATAAGAAACTTGTTCGAGGTCGTTCTTTAAATTTATcaagtcgagctcgagctcaaCTATTTTGTCGCACCGAGCTCGAGCTTAAGGATAATTGTCTCGTACGCTCGCGAGCTCGAGCCATAACTCGAACTCGAGTCTGAGATCGACTCGGCTAGTTTTTTTTGGCTAGTTTGTTGGACCACTAATTTTTGTCTCacattgttattttattaaaatggaAGTTACTGAAATCTTATGAAATGATAATTATACATCTTAAGTTCTCATATATTAGTTAGCTTTTTGGATAAAAATACTCGATGAGCTCGAAAATGAGCATGTTTAAATCGAGATAAGTCAAACTCGTTAAATATAATAAACGAATTATTAATAAATCGAGTTCGAGCTATTCACgaatttaataatttcaaataagaTGAGTTGGAATTTGAGCATAATAATAAAAGCTTGAATCTAGCGGGTAAACAAGAGTGTCAAGCGCTGTTATTGGATATGttccaaaaaaaattctaataacAGTGGCATAGAAATGAATTCGTAAAGATAAAGCAGCAACCGAAACAAGTGTGTTGTTTACAGTATGATTATCGTGCAAAGGAAAGCAAAACCAAATCGAGACCTGTAGCGTATACattttccttaaaacagattcgcctCATCCGGTATGTGCTTCGAGGTTCCAACGGAtgtctgtttcccaggatacaatgGGCACACCAATAGTGATGTCGCACAAATCACTATGCTAGCGAACAGAACAATACCTGAACTTTATCAGCGGACGAAGTAGGAGCAGAGGTGCAGGAAGCAGCAGAATGCAGAGATGCAGGAGAAAGTGGATTTCAGTGGTCTTCTAGGCTTGGCACATCCCCTATTTATACATGCCAATACCAGTCATACTAAAGATCAAAGCTTGCCATAAAGATGGCAGATGAAGAACCAAAGGTTGGGGTAGACGAAAGGTCTCAAGGGCATGTGAAAGGTCTCAACCGgaataaaaaaaaagatggcATAGACTGGCTAGGCGATTTTTGTGTTGATCGGTCCGACATTCGACGCACCTAGGTCGCGCTCGTACGCTTGCACACAAGTAAAGCCTTTTCCAGTTCAAATCGGGCCCATGATTTGCACCCCCTAGGCTGGCGTGCACGATTTTTGCCTTGATCGGTCCGACATTCGACGCACCTAGGTCGCACTCGTACGCTTGCACACAAGTAAAGCCTTTTCCAGTTCAAATCGGGCCCATGATTTGCACCCCCTAGGCTGGCGTATGCGAGAGAGAGCCTCTTGACCAATCATTGTTACACTTCCATAAAGTGTAACACAATATAAACTTATCTATACCACTTTATTTTTCCGATGTGGGACAAACCTACCTTTCCAAATTTTCATTTACTCTCATTGAAAGCCTATAAACCTCACAACCCAATACCTTCAAtccaacaatcccccacatgaatgaaaattgaaaGTTATACGAAAGGATTTTCTGATAAAGTTCAACAGTTGAGTCTTGCATAGGATAGGTAGGTGTTACCCTTTGAACCTTCCTCTGTGAAAGCATATTAATTCACTGGTTGACAGTAGACGTGAAATCTTTGAACTGTACAACTGTTTGTGTAAATTGTGATATACTTCACACAAGACTCTCCCTGATACTATTAAGTTCTCATGATTGTGTTTGTTTTGGCCATGAACACATTTCTGGTTCTGCAAGAGGGTCTAAAATTGAGCCATGAAATTCCTTCGAAGCGGCTCAACTTCTCTCTCACATAGGTGATTCTATATTGCCTTTCGTCAAAATCCTTAAAATTCGTAAGCTTATCCTCAACATTCACTGTTTCATAATAGGAATGGACTACGGATAACCCCCACAGTGATTCTTCAAATTAGTGTGATTATGTTGTCCCATTGAACCTAGTTCTTGGGATCTCCAGTCAGCGTAGATTGGGTTTTCCTTCGCACCAATTTATTCTATAGGCTTGAGCCCCATTCCCCTTGATGATTTTGCAATTAATTCTTTGTTTAATCCCTTGGTTAGCGGATCCACTATATTATCCTTTGACTTTACATAGTCAACAGAGATAACTCCAGTTGAGATTAGTTGTCTAGTGGTATTATGTAatgtcccaaaaatttgaaagtccacgtgaaccacgtgcatgcaagttGTTAAATTTCTtaggtattttattaaattattttaaagcattaaatgcatgtttatttcattagtttgtgttttaattcacggtttatttaaagtttatgcataatGGCTTTTAAAATGCATTTCGCACTCGAtcttacatgattaatttttattaattaatatacgatgttttaaatatatttttcaagaaatgggcttttttgggtatttttacctgccaaaacatatttttcagcggtacgcaaattttatcgaaacaagagactttttgagggttcaggtattattttcaaaaactttccaacacgaaatatttttcgggagtatgtTTGGACTTGATGGGCCTATTTTTGAGCTTTTTGGActcaaaactcttttaaatCCCTTTTTAATTAAGTTAGGGCCCATTAGCTTAATTTTTATCTATTTAAATAATACCTAATCACCCACTAAACCTAAATCTAAATCCTATCAGCCGACAGCCCCTCTTCAACCACTCTCTTCTCTCGGTTTCAGCACCCCCTGCAGCTGCAGAGCATCGGACATAGCTTGTTCTTGCAATAAAAACCCCCCAGTTCTTTCCCTTCGCGCGGTTCTTCACGTTTTTGAGTATATTAACATCAAGGCATGCCATGTACTTTCATTTCTACGTCATACATGCTAAATACTTGCTGATATATGTGTTATTTGCATAGATATTTCGATCCAGCATATAGCATGGTAATGCTTCGGTTTTTGTTCAAATCCTTGCATCTTTTTCAACCAACTCACGTTTGTTTTGAATTGCTGCAAGGGGGCTTGGGGCTACTGTCACGAGGGTCTGAGTCACGTGAATAATTAAGGAAAATAGGTCGGAGTCGAATTTTTGTGGGTTTTAGGAGAGGGCCGATCGATATCTTGAGTCTTCAG is part of the Primulina tabacum isolate GXHZ01 chromosome 18, ASM2559414v2, whole genome shotgun sequence genome and encodes:
- the LOC142532658 gene encoding endoglucanase 8-like; translation: MALNPPQFPANHRSFSTTVILLLLLLLSFLHHHSAAAGHDYRDALHKSILFFEGQRSGKLPPNQRIRWRRDSAMHDGASAGVDLTGGYYDAGDNVKFGFPMAFTATLLSWSIIDFGRNMRVAGELDNAVASLKWATDYLLKATAHEGVVYVQVGDPSSDHSCWERPEDMDTLRTAYKVDANHPGSDVAGETAAALAAASIVFRSRNPAYSNLLLNRAIKVFEFADRHRGPYTSSLEYAACPFYCDVNGFQDELLWGAAWLHKASRRREYKEYIVRNEVVLRAGDTINEFGWDNKHAGINVLLSKEVLMGRASDLKSFQINADTFICSLLPGINSHAQVQYSPGGLIFKSGGSNMQHVTSLSFLLLAYSNYISHAKHVISCGATSASPSLLKRLARRQVDYILGDNPLRMSYMVGYGPRYPERIHHRASSLPSLEAHPSRIRCKDGTRYYLSPAPNPNLLVGAVVGGPNSSDYFPDSRPFFQESEPTTYINAPLVGLLAYFSVHP